A part of Lutra lutra chromosome 2, mLutLut1.2, whole genome shotgun sequence genomic DNA contains:
- the SOWAHB gene encoding ankyrin repeat domain-containing protein SOWAHB has protein sequence MARELSQEALLDFLCQAGGRVTNAALLSHFKSFLRDPAAPPGQQQRRRELFKGFVNSVAAVRQDPDGTKYVVLKRRYRDLVGEEELQRPRDPPAPAPAGGAASCAPQGARGGERRRRREQEPEEEPAGAAAQAPRSAGGGRAPEAAPAGGGRGGGSGHGPGSRCAAAEARGRCCRECLQNGLEGPPGEPVLGAAPGPSPAGEQPARGPPARDDRGAPGQQQEGASAERGPGSAAPCSPPAAVEAAGSRASPPTPLSRPVSPGDPPELLTPDSLHDSTQQQQRQRTWEWVARHPQIPEARDRGPTRAWSVLPDSFLQLPSGLSLWVRELDSEPPDPALASPPVPEPRLESPPREIFRSIRCQLSLQDLDDFVDQESHGSEESSSGPKESPEGSEEGLQVALGTPDWRKLRNAAGSLSPREGSPSKSLQSLRSRGDGHRSQQGSTEANGLAGHPQESLPWPAPKFRRSLRRSSQAGRAKLSSSDEEHLEQDLLKRTRRPPRSRRPSKAGAGPSPRVDAALIPKPVGNKASVAERGRPHTPWARVGEESAAAVPHRPSEHKSSVVPLDAREHEWIVKLASGSWIQVLTLFWEDPQLALHRDFLTGYTALHWMAKHGDLGALQDFVSSTRKAGIALDVNVKSGCGYTPLHLAAIHGHQGVIKLLVQRLASRVNIRDSSGKKPWQYLASNTSGEIWQLLEAPRGRPIFPVYPLVQSSSPTRKAKSREISRNITRKTSFAALLKNQHSKWKLANQYEKFPSPREREEYSD, from the coding sequence ATGGCCCGGGAGTTGAGCCAGGAGGCCCTGCTGGATTTCCTGTGCCAGGCCGGGGGGAGAGTGACCAACGCCGCCCTGCTGAGCCACTTCAAGAGCTTCCTGCGGGACCCCGCCGCGCCCCCCGGCCAGCAGCAGCGCCGCCGCGAGCTCTTCAAGGGCTTCGTCAACTCGGTCGCCGCAGTGCGCCAGGACCCCGACGGCACCAAGTACGTGGTGCTCAAGAGGAGGTACAGGGACcttgtgggggaggaggagctgcAGCGACCCCGAGACCCGCCCGCGCCCGCCCCTGCAGGGGGGGCTGCGTCCTGTGCCCCGCAAGGCGCGCGCGGGGgagagcggcggcggcggcgcgagCAGGAGCCCGAGGAGGAGCCCGCGGGGGCCGCCGCGCAGGCCCCGCGCTCAGCTGGCGGCGGACGCGCCCCGGAGGCTGccccggcgggcggcgggcgTGGGGGCGGCTCCGGCCACGGGCCGGGCTCGAGGTGCGCCGCGGCGGAGGCCCGGGGCCGCTGCTGCCGGGAATGCCTGCAGAACGGCCTGGAGGGGCCGCCGGGCGAGCCGGTGCTCGGAGCAGCCCCGGGCCCCAGCCCCGCCGGAGAGCAGCCGGCGCGCGGCCCGCCGGCCCGGGACGACCGCGGGGCTCCggggcagcagcaggagggcGCGTCCGCTGAGCGCGGCCCGGGGTCCGCAGCGCCCTGCTCGCCTCCTGCAGCTGTCGAGGCTGCCGGGAGCCGGGCTTCCCCGCCGACCCCCCTGTCCCGCCCGGTTTCCCCCGGAGACCCGCCGGAGCTGTTGACCCCGGACTCGCTGCACGACTCcacccagcagcagcagcggcagcgcACCTGGGAGTGGGTGGCCAGACACCCCCAGATACCCGAGGCCCGGGACCGCGGCCCCACTCGAGCCTGGTCGGTGCTGCCGGACAGCTTCCTCCAGCTACCCTCGGGGCTGAGCCTCTGGGTCCGGGAACTTGACTCGGAGCCTCCAGACCCCGCTCTTGCGTCTCCTCCCGTCCCGGAGCCCCGTCTCGAGAGCCCTCCGCGGGAGATCTTCCGCAGCATTCGTTGTCAGCTGTCCCTCCAAGACCTGGATGACTTTGTGGACCAAGAAAGCCACGGCAGCGAGGAGAGCAGCAGTGGGCCCAAAGAGTCTCCCGAGGGTTCCGAAGAGGGGCTGCAGGTTGCTCTGGGAACCCCAGACTGGAGAAAGCTCAGGAATGCAGCTGGAAGCCTTTCTCCCAGGGAGGGAAGTCCCAGCAAGAGCCTTCAGAGCCTCAGGAGCAGAGGCGATGGTCACCGCTCTCAGCAGGGCTCAACGGAGGCTAACGGTCTTGCAGGCCACCCCCAGGAGTCTTTGCCCTGGCCAGCTCCCAAGTTCAGGAGATCCCTCAGGAGGAGCTCTCAGGCAGGGAGAGCCAAACTGTCTTCTTCCGATGAGGAGCATCTTGAGCAGGACTTGCTGAAAAGGACCCGTCGCCCACCACGGTCCAGGAGACCCTCCAAGGCAGGAGCAGGGCCCAGCCCAAGAGTGGATGCTGCTTTGATACCCAAACCTGTGGGCAATAAGGCCTCTGTTGCTGAGCGCGGTCGGCCACACACCCCCTGGGCCCGGGTTGGGGAGGAGTCTGCAGCCGCCGTCCCGCACAGACCTTCTGAACACAAGTCATCTGTGGTCCCCCTGGACGCCAGGGAGCACGAATGGATTGTGAAGCTTGCCAGTGGCTCTTGGATTCAGGTGTTGACTTTGTTTTGGGAGGACCCTCAGCTGGCTCTGCACAGAGACTTCCTGACGGGGTACACGGCCTTGCACTGGATGGCCAAACACGGGGACCTCGGGGCGCTCCAGGACTTCGTCTCCAGCACCCGGAAAGCAGGGATTGCCCTTGATGTCAATGTGAAGTCTGGTTGTGGGTACACCCCTCTGCACCTTGCAGCCATCCATGGTCACCAGGGGGTCATCAAATTGCTAGTGCAAAGGTTGGCCTCTCGGGTGAACATCCGGGACAGCAGCGGGAAGAAGCCATGGCAGTATCTGGCCAGTAATACCTCTGGGGAGATATGGCAGCTTCTGGAAGCCCCTCGGGGCAGGCCCATTTTTCCTGTGTATCCTTTAGTCCAAAGCTCTTCCCCCACCAGGAAGGCCAAGAGCCGGGAAATATCTAGAAATATCACCCGGAAGACTTCCTTTGCCGCACTCCTCAAAAATCAGCACAGCAAATGGAAGTTGGCCAATCAGTATGAGAAATTCCCCAGtccaagggaaagagaagagtatAGCGACTGA